CCGGTGATCTCATGGTCGTGGTCTCGTTTCACATACCCAACTCCCTGATGAGGGAGCTCGAGAGGCTCGTGGAGGAGGTGGGCTTCACGAGCAAGAGCGAGGCCATCAGGGAGGCTATAAGGCTTCTGATAAGGGAGTACAAGAAGAAAAGCTCGGGAGGTGTCGCTTATTGATGTTTCCAGAGGAGACCAGCCCATCACCTGCCAAGGAGATGCTTGAACTCTTCAAAAAGATCTTCGATAATGCTGCGATCCCTCAGGGGAGGCAGAAAGAGCCCGGACCGAGGGGCTCGGGCTACGTTGGCCCGAGATCTGAATCGATAAGCTCGGATGAGTTCCTCAGGACAAGACCCACCGAGGAGTACGCTGACGAGGATGAAGAGGATT
This DNA window, taken from Candidatus Korarchaeota archaeon NZ13-K, encodes the following:
- a CDS encoding ribbon-helix-helix protein, CopG family — encoded protein: MVVVSFHIPNSLMRELERLVEEVGFTSKSEAIREAIRLLIREYKKKSSGGVAY